The segment GCCCTGAGCCGCGACCAGTTCGTAAACTATGTCGCGACTCAGGACAAGTGTGCGCGAGGGGGGACTTGAACCCCCACGCCCTATTCGGGCACTAGCACCTCAAGCTAGCGCGTCTACCTATTCCGCCACCCGCGCAGGTGATGAAGAAGTCGTTGCCGACCGAGGAACGAGACTAGCACGTTCCCGGACGTCGATCGAACCGCCGCAGAGATCGGGTGCGTCTTCCGTTGGGTACGCTGGGCCCATGGCCGCCTCCGACGATGAACTGCCCGAGGTCGCACGAATCGCAGCGGATCTCATCCGCATCGACACCTCCAATTTCGGCGGCGGAGACGCGCGCGGCGAGCGCGAGGCCGCCGAATACGTGGGCGCCTATCTCGCGGGCCTCGGACTGGACTGCGTCTACTACGAGCCCATCGAACGCCGCACGAACGTCATGGCACGCGTACCGGGTCGCGATGCGTCCAAGCCGGCGCTCGTCGTGCACGGGCATCTCGACGTCGTGCCGGCCATGGCCGAGGAGTGGAGCGTCGATCCCTTCGCCGGGGTAATTAAAGACGGCATGCTGTGGGGCCGCGGCGCCGTGGACATGAAGAACATGGACGCGATGATCCTCACCTCTGTGGCCGACCTGCTGCGGGCGGGGGAGCAGCCCGAGCGTGATCTCGTGCTCGCGTTCTTCGCCGACGAGGAGAATGGGGGCGTCGAGGGCTCTGCCCTCGTCGTGCGCGAGCATCCCGAGTGGTTCGACGGGGCGACCGAGGCGATCAGCGAGGTCGGCGGATACTCGATCCCGATCGCGGGGAAGCGCGCGTACCTGCTGCAGGTGGGTGAGAAGGCGCTGCTGTGGATCCGTCTCGTGGCGCACGGGCGCGCCGGGCACGGCAGCCGTCTGCATCCCGAGAATGCCGTCACCCGGCTCGCCGAGGCCGTTGCCGCGCTGGGGCGCACGCAGTGGCCGGTGCGCCTCACCGACACCACGCGCGCACTGCTGAGCGGACTTGCCGATCTCAGCGGGATCGACGCCGACGATCCGGATGCGCTGGCCTCGGCGGCGGGCCCCGCCGAGGCGTTCCTGCGCTCCACGTTCCGCACCACGACGAACCCCACGCTGCTGTCAGCCGGCTATAAGCACAACGTGATCCCGGCCCGGGCGGAGGCGCTCATCGATGTGCGGGTGCTCCCGGGCGCCGAGGACGACGTGCTCGCGCAGATCCAGCAGATCGTCGGTGACGACATCGAGATCGAGATGGTGGTGCGCGACATCGGCATGGAGACGCCGTTCACGGGCGACCTCGTCGAGGCGATGGTCGGCTCTCTCGCACGGCACGACCCGGGCGTTCCCGTCATCCCGTACCTGCTCGGGGCCGGCACCGACAACAAGGCGCTGTCCACGCTCGGCATCACGGGTTACGGCTTCGCCCCGCTGCGGCTGCCCGACGACCTCGACTTCACCGGGATGTTCCACGGTGTCGATGAGCGTGTTCCCGTAGACTCGCTGGTCTTCGGGCAGCGGGTGCTGACCGACCTTCTCCGGACGTACTGACCCTTCCGGGCCCGTCCCGCCGTCATCGAAAGCGCACGCATGCATCTGCTCGAAGCCCTCTTCCTCGGCATCGTCCAGGGACTCACCGAGTTCCTGCCCATCTCGTCCAGCGCGCACCTGCGGATCGTCGGCATCTTCCTGCCCTCGGCGCAGGATCCGGGCGCGGCGTTCACCGCGATCACGCAACTGGGCACCGAGGCTGCGGTCGTCGTGTTCTTCTGGCGGGACATCGTGCGGATCATCCGTCAGTGGTTCCGGTCGCTGTCGGGCAAGACGCGCCGCACCGACCCGGATGTGCGCATGGGCTGGCTGATCATCATCGGCACGATCCCCATCGTCGTGCTGGGCCTGTTCTTCCAGGACGCGATCGAGACGGTGCTCCGCTCGATGTGGATCGTCGCGATCATGCTCATCGTCTTCGGCATCCTGCTCGGCATCGCCGACATCTACGGGGCCAAGAAACGGCGACTGGAAGACATCACGGTCGGGCACGGCGTGATCTACGGCTTCGCACAGGCACTCGCCCTCATCCCGGGCGTCTCGCGCTCGGGCGGCACGATCACGGCGGGGCTCTTCATGGGTTATGAGCGCGCGGCCGCTGCCCGTTACGCCTTCCTGCTCGCCATCCCCGCGGTGTTCGGTTCGGGGCTGTTCCAGCTTGTCAAGAGCATGGGCGAGCCCACCGTGTTCTCGGCGGGGGAGACGCTCGCGGCGACGGGGATCGCCTTCGTCGTCGCGCTGGGCGTGATCGCGTTCTTCATGACCTGGATCTCCACGCGAAGCTTCCTGCCCTTCGTGGTCTACCGGGTGCTGCTGGGCGGCCTGCTTATCGTGCTGCTGGCGACGGGGGTCATCGCCGCCTGAGCCGCCGGGCCGTCAGCGTTTGCGGTGCTCGCCCGGGCCGTCGCCGCCCCGGCGCAGATAACGCTCGAACGCCTGCGCGATCGCATCGCCGGACGCCTCGGGGGAGTCCCAGGTGTCGCGGGTCTGCTCGAGCTGGCGGATGTACTCGGCCATGTCCTCGTCCTCGGCCGCGGCGGCATCGATCGACGCCTCCCACGTGGCGGCCTCCGTGCGCAGCTGACCCCGGGGGATGTCGACCCCGGTGAGTTCGTGGAGGCGGTCGAGAAGGGCGAGGGTCGCCTTGGGCGACGGGGTGGCGGTCGCGACGTAGTGCGGCACGCTCGCCCACAGCGTCGCGCTCGGGATGCCTGCGCCCTCCGCGGCATGTTCGAGCACGCTGAGGATGCCGACGGGTCCCTCGTATCCGGAGCGGTCGAGCGCGAGCGAGGAGCGCACCTGTTCGTTCTCGCTCGACGCGAAGATCGATATCGGGCGCGTGTGCGGCACATCCGAGAGCATGGCGCCGAGGGTGATGAAGCCGGTGACATCGTCGCGCAGCGCCAGGTCGATGAACTCGGCGGCGAACGCCTGCCACGCGCGGGCGGGCTCGGCGCCGGTGAGCAGCCAGAAGCGCGTGCCCTCCCGCTTGCCAGTGGGCCGCCACAGCTTCGCCTCGGGCCAGCGCAGCCGGCGCTGCCCGTCGCCGTCCATGCCCACCGAGGGGCGCGTGTACTGGTAGTCGAAGTACAGCTCGGGATCGATGGAGTGCACGAGCTCGTAGTCACCGTCGGCCCGGATCATCTCGATCGCCGAGCTCGCGGCTTCACCGGCGTCGTTCCATCCGTCGAAGGCGGTCACGACGATACGCGGTCCGAGCGGCTCCACATCACTCCTCTCCGCGGGGCCGGATGCCCCGTCGGGATCGTTCCAGGCTAGTCGCCGAACACCGGGCGCGGGGGCGGCCGCGGATACGATGGTGCGGTGAGTTCGAACCCCGCGCGCCCGCAGCGACCGTCCGCCGTCCTGTGGGACATGGACGGCACGCTCGTCGACACCGAGTCGTACTGGATGACGGCCGAGACGGCCCTGGTGCGCGAGCACGGCGGTGAATGGACGCACGAGCAGGCGATGCAGCTCGTGGGCAACGGGCTGATCGACAGCGGCCGCATCCTGCGCGACGCGGGCGTCGATCTCGAGCCCGCCGAGATCGTCGACGT is part of the Microbacterium pseudoresistens genome and harbors:
- a CDS encoding M20/M25/M40 family metallo-hydrolase, with amino-acid sequence MAASDDELPEVARIAADLIRIDTSNFGGGDARGEREAAEYVGAYLAGLGLDCVYYEPIERRTNVMARVPGRDASKPALVVHGHLDVVPAMAEEWSVDPFAGVIKDGMLWGRGAVDMKNMDAMILTSVADLLRAGEQPERDLVLAFFADEENGGVEGSALVVREHPEWFDGATEAISEVGGYSIPIAGKRAYLLQVGEKALLWIRLVAHGRAGHGSRLHPENAVTRLAEAVAALGRTQWPVRLTDTTRALLSGLADLSGIDADDPDALASAAGPAEAFLRSTFRTTTNPTLLSAGYKHNVIPARAEALIDVRVLPGAEDDVLAQIQQIVGDDIEIEMVVRDIGMETPFTGDLVEAMVGSLARHDPGVPVIPYLLGAGTDNKALSTLGITGYGFAPLRLPDDLDFTGMFHGVDERVPVDSLVFGQRVLTDLLRTY
- a CDS encoding undecaprenyl-diphosphate phosphatase, whose amino-acid sequence is MHLLEALFLGIVQGLTEFLPISSSAHLRIVGIFLPSAQDPGAAFTAITQLGTEAAVVVFFWRDIVRIIRQWFRSLSGKTRRTDPDVRMGWLIIIGTIPIVVLGLFFQDAIETVLRSMWIVAIMLIVFGILLGIADIYGAKKRRLEDITVGHGVIYGFAQALALIPGVSRSGGTITAGLFMGYERAAAARYAFLLAIPAVFGSGLFQLVKSMGEPTVFSAGETLAATGIAFVVALGVIAFFMTWISTRSFLPFVVYRVLLGGLLIVLLATGVIAA
- a CDS encoding PAC2 family protein translates to MEPLGPRIVVTAFDGWNDAGEAASSAIEMIRADGDYELVHSIDPELYFDYQYTRPSVGMDGDGQRRLRWPEAKLWRPTGKREGTRFWLLTGAEPARAWQAFAAEFIDLALRDDVTGFITLGAMLSDVPHTRPISIFASSENEQVRSSLALDRSGYEGPVGILSVLEHAAEGAGIPSATLWASVPHYVATATPSPKATLALLDRLHELTGVDIPRGQLRTEAATWEASIDAAAAEDEDMAEYIRQLEQTRDTWDSPEASGDAIAQAFERYLRRGGDGPGEHRKR